The following nucleotide sequence is from Allocatelliglobosispora scoriae.
CGGCGAGGCGGTCATCGCCTACTTCGGCGACGGCGCGACGAGCCAGGGCGACGTCAACGAGGCCTTCATCTGGGCCTCGGTCTACAACTCGCCGCTCGTCTTCTTCTGCCAGAACAACCAGTACGCGATCTCCGAGCCCGTCGAGCGCCAGATGCGCATCCCGCTCTACCAGCGCGCATCCGGCTTCGGCTTCCCCGGTGTGCGGGTGGACGGCAACGACGTCCTCGCCTGCTACGCGGTGACCCGCGCAGCGCTCGACGCCGCCCGGCTCGGCCAGGGTCCGACGCTGATCGAGGCCTACACCTACCGGATGGGCGCGCACACCACCTCCGACGACCCGACCCGCTACCGCGACACCGCGGAGCTGGAGTCGTGGAAGGCGAAGGACCCGATCTCCCGGGTCAAGGCGCTGCTGGAGCGCGAGGGTCTCGCGGACGAGGCCTTCTTCGCCGAGGTCGCCGTCGACGCCCGGGCGCAGGCCAACCACCTCCGTGAACGAGTTCTCTCCATGCCCGACCCGCAACCCGCCTCGATGTTCGATCATGTTTATGCGGAGTCGTCTCCGCTGGTCGAGGCACAGCGCGCGCAGTTCCAGGCTTACGCAGCGTCGTTTGAGGGAGGGCACTGATCATGGGAACTGAGACACTGACCCTCGGCAAGGCGATCAACACCGGCCTGCGGCGGGCGATGGAGCGCGACGACAAGGTGATCCTCATGGGTGAGGACATCGGCAAACTCGGCGGCGTCTTCCGGATCACCGACGGCCTGCAGAAGGACTTCGGCGACGACCGGGTCATCGACACCCCGCTCGCCGAGGCCGGCATCGTCGGCACCGCGATCGGTCTGGCCCTGCGCGGCTACCGGCCCGTCTGCGAGATCCAGTTCGACGGCTTCGTCTACCCGGCATACGACCAGATCGTCTGTCAGGTCGCGAAGATGCGCTACCGCTCGCTCGGCAAGGTCTCCCTGCCCATGGTGATCCGCATTCCGTTCGGCGGCGGCATCGGCGCGGTGGAGCACCACTCCGAGTCCCCGGAGGCCTACTTCGCGCACACGGCCGGCCTGAAGGTCGTCGCGTGCTCGAACCCCGAGGACGCGCACTTCATGATCCAGCAGGCGATCGCCGGTGACGATCCGGTGATCTTCTTCGAGCCGAAGCGACGCTACTGGGAGAAGGGCCAGGTCGACGTCACCGCCGAGCTGGAGTCCGCCTACCCGCTGCACAAGTCCCGGCTGGTCCGGTCGGGTTCCGACGCCACGCTGGTGGCCTACGGTCCGATGGTCCGCACGGCGATGGACGCGGCGAGCGCCGCCGCCGAGGAGGGGCGCGAGCTCGAGGTCATCGACTTGCGGTCGATCTCCCCGCTCGACATGGAGCCGATCTTCGAGTCGGTACGCAAGACCGGCCGGCTCGTCGTCGTGCACGAGGCACCGTCCAACGTGGGCATGGGTGCCGAGATCGCGGCCCGGGTCAGCGAGGAGTGCTTCTACTCCCTGGAGGCCCCGGTTCTGCGGGTCACCGGCTACGACACCCCCTACCCGGCCTCGCGCCTGGAAGAGGAGTTCCTGCCGGACCTGGACCGGGTCCTGGACGCCGTCGACCGCTCGTTCGGTTGGTGAGGGCTGCCATGGCGATCAACCAGTTCAACCTGCCGGATCTCGGCGAAGGCCTCACCGAGGGCGAGATCCTCAAGTGGCTCGTCGCCGAGGGCGACGTCATCGAGCTCAACCAGCCCATCGTCGAGGTCGAGACCGCCAAGGCAGCGGTCGAGATCCCGGCGAAGTGGGCCGGCACCGTCGAGCGGATCTTCCACCCGGAGGGCACGACCGTCGAGGTCGGACACCCGATCATCTCGATCAACACGGGCGGGGATTCCGCTGTCCCGCTCACGGTCGAAGAGCCCGCTGTCGAAGGCAAGGCACCGACGGGGCTCATCGGCGAGGTCGGCGCCAACGGGCGCACGGCGGTGCTGGTCGGCTACGGCCCGCGTACCGTCGAGGCCAAGCGCAAGGCCCGCAAGGGTGACGTCGCGGCACCCGCCGCGAGTGCCTCCGCGGTCGCGGCTCCGGCTCCTGTCGCGGCCCCCGCGGTCGCCGCTTCACCCGTCGTCATCGAGTCCGTCACGGTCTCGGCGGGCGTGCTCGCCAAGCCGCCCGTGCGCAAGCTCGCCCGGGACCTCGGCATCGACCTCGCGACGATCGTCGGGACCGGGCCGCAGGGCTCGATCACCCGTGACGACCTGGCGGCCGCTGCCGACGCACCGGCACCGGTTCAGCAGGCTGCGGCACCCGCCCCGGTCTTCGACGCCTCCCGCGAGCAGCGGATCCCGATCAAGGGCGTCCGCAAGCTGACCGCCGCCAACATGGTGGCGTCGGCCTTCACCGCGCCGCACGTCACCGAGTTCCTCACGGTCGACATGACCCGCACGATGAAGGCCCTGGACCGGCTCAAGGCCCGGCCCGAGTGGCGCGACGTGCGCGTCTCGCCGCTGCTCCTGGTCGCGAAGGCGGTCCTGCTGGCGGCGAAGCGGCACCCGATGGTCAACTCGACCTGGTCGGCGGCGACCGAGGAGATCGTGGTCAAGGACTACATCAACCTCGGCATCGCGGCGGCGACCGAGCGCGGGCTCATCGTCCCCAACATCAAGGACGCGGGCTCGCTGACGTTGCGTCAGCTCGCGGACGCGATGACCGATCTGGTGCAGACCGCGAAGTCGGGCAAGACGCCGCCTGCGGCGATGTCCGGCGGAACGTTCACGATCACCAATGTCGGCGTTTACGGTGTCGACACCGGCACGCCGATCCTGCCACCGGGTGAGGCCGCGATCCTGGCCCTCGGCACGGTGCGGGAGCAGCCGTGGGCGCACAAGGGCAAGACCAAGCTTCGTCAGGTGACGACGCTGGGCCTCTCCTTCGACCACCGCATCATCGACGGCGAGCTCGGCTCGAAGTTCCTCCGGGACATCGGCGCCTTCCTGACCGACCCCGAGGTGATCCTGCTCGCCTGGACGTAAGGGATTCACGCTGCACGGACGGGGCGCCGGCTCGATCGAGCCGGCGCCCCGTCCGTGCCTGAGGCGGATGACGCTGAGTGACCGGGCGGCGCGCGGGAGCCGTAGGTGTGCGCCACGCTTTGCTCTGCTTACACCCGCGCATCACCGGGAAAGTCCGGACAAGTCTGGTGGTGCGTATGTGTAAGCAGAGCAAAGCATCGCGCACACTCATCCGACCCCCCGGGGTTGCCGGCCGAACGCGCTAACGGAGAGTGCCGACCAGATGCGGACGCTTGCCGAAGACGATCAAGTCACGGCCGTCCGGAACAGCGAAGCCGACCTTCGCCGGCAGCAGGATCGGCGCCTTGAAGGCCACGTCGACCGTGAACGACTCCGGCAGGTGGCCGGCGAGAGCGGCGAGCAGCCGGGCCTTGGTCCACATGCCGTGGGCGATCGGCCGGGGAAAGCCCAGCAGCCGCGCGCCCAGGTAGGACGTGTGAATCGGATTCCGATCGCCGGAGACCTCGGCATAGGCGTCGGCATCGGACCGCGCCACCCGCCAGAACGCCTGCGCCGCGGGCAACTCGCGCTCCGACCCGCGCTCCGACTCCGACTCCGTCGAGGCGTCGCCCCCCGCCGAAACGGTTGACGGGGACGAGCCGCGGCGGAGGTTGGTCGAGACCTCGCGCCACACCTCCTCGCCGTCGACGGTCCCGGTCATCACGATGTCGAACTGACGCCCGCGCCGGTGCGGGCGCAGGTCGGCGGCGTGCACGCTGAGTTCCAGCGGTTCATCGGCCCGGATCGGCCGCACCTGGGTGATCCTGTTGGCGATGTGAACGAGGCCCACCACCGGAAACGGGAAGTCCCAGCCGGTCATGAGCCGCATCATCGCCGCGAAACCCAGGACGTGCGGATAGGTCGCCGGCAGGATGTCCCCGTGGCGGAAGCCGCAGACCTCGTTGTAGCGGGCCAGGTGCGCCCGGTCCACGGTGATCGCGGTGGTCAGCACGGTGGACGGCAGCTCTGCCGGGCGCGAGCGGGGCAGCAGGCCGAGGACCGCCTTGGCGTACACCTCAGGCTCCCAGCAGCATCTGGCCGCAGACCCGCACGACGTTGCCGGTGACACCGGCCGCACCCGGCGCCGCGAACCAGGCGATCGTCTCGGCGACGTCGATCGGCAGGCCGCCCTGGGCGAGCGAGTTCATCCGGCGGCCGGCCTCCCGCGTCACCATCGGCATCTTCGCCGTCATCGCGGTCTCGATGAAGCCCGGCGCCACCGCGTTGACCGTGATGCCCTGCGCGGCGAGGGCGGGCGCGAGGGCTCGGACCCAGCCGATGATCCCGGCCTTCGACGCGGCGTAGTTGGTCTGTCCCCGGTTGCCCGCGATGCCCGCGATCGATGCGACGCCGATGACCCGGCCACCCGACGGGATCAGCTCGGCCGCCAGCAGGGCCCGGGTCACCTCGACGGGTGCGGCGAGGTTGACGCCGAGCACCTGGTCCCACTGCTCGGGGCTCATCTTGCCGAGGGTCTTGTCGCGGGTGATGCCAGCGTTGTGCACGACGACATCCACTCGGCCGTGGCGCGACTTCAGGTGGTCGACGAGGCGCGAGGCCGCGCCTTCGGAGTTCAGATCCAGTTGGTACGCCGACCCGCGCACCTCGTTGGCGACGACTGCCAGCGCGTCACCCGCCGCCGGCACGTCGAGGCAGACCACGTGGGCTCCGTCCCGGGCGAGAGTCCGTGCGATGGCTGCCCCGATCCCCCGGGCAGCCCCCGTGACCAGCGCGATCTTCCCGCTGAGATCCGAGTCGGTGCCGACCTCGGCGGCTCCCACAGTGATCACCTGGCCCGAGACGTAGGCGGACTTCCCCGAGAGCAGGA
It contains:
- the pdhA gene encoding pyruvate dehydrogenase (acetyl-transferring) E1 component subunit alpha, yielding MSKGDTAPRRSASKAASKRVGSTPEPEYVQLLTPDGERVEHPDYSVDFSDEELRGLYRDLVTVRALDAEATALQRQGELGIWASLLGQEAAQVGSGRALRTQDMAFPTYREHGVLYCRGIDPIMPLSLFRGVDQGGWDPIAHKFNMYTIVIGAQTLHATGYAMGIKLDGKVGTDDGEAVIAYFGDGATSQGDVNEAFIWASVYNSPLVFFCQNNQYAISEPVERQMRIPLYQRASGFGFPGVRVDGNDVLACYAVTRAALDAARLGQGPTLIEAYTYRMGAHTTSDDPTRYRDTAELESWKAKDPISRVKALLEREGLADEAFFAEVAVDARAQANHLRERVLSMPDPQPASMFDHVYAESSPLVEAQRAQFQAYAASFEGGH
- a CDS encoding alpha-ketoacid dehydrogenase subunit beta, which gives rise to MGTETLTLGKAINTGLRRAMERDDKVILMGEDIGKLGGVFRITDGLQKDFGDDRVIDTPLAEAGIVGTAIGLALRGYRPVCEIQFDGFVYPAYDQIVCQVAKMRYRSLGKVSLPMVIRIPFGGGIGAVEHHSESPEAYFAHTAGLKVVACSNPEDAHFMIQQAIAGDDPVIFFEPKRRYWEKGQVDVTAELESAYPLHKSRLVRSGSDATLVAYGPMVRTAMDAASAAAEEGRELEVIDLRSISPLDMEPIFESVRKTGRLVVVHEAPSNVGMGAEIAARVSEECFYSLEAPVLRVTGYDTPYPASRLEEEFLPDLDRVLDAVDRSFGW
- a CDS encoding dihydrolipoamide acetyltransferase family protein — its product is MRAAMAINQFNLPDLGEGLTEGEILKWLVAEGDVIELNQPIVEVETAKAAVEIPAKWAGTVERIFHPEGTTVEVGHPIISINTGGDSAVPLTVEEPAVEGKAPTGLIGEVGANGRTAVLVGYGPRTVEAKRKARKGDVAAPAASASAVAAPAPVAAPAVAASPVVIESVTVSAGVLAKPPVRKLARDLGIDLATIVGTGPQGSITRDDLAAAADAPAPVQQAAAPAPVFDASREQRIPIKGVRKLTAANMVASAFTAPHVTEFLTVDMTRTMKALDRLKARPEWRDVRVSPLLLVAKAVLLAAKRHPMVNSTWSAATEEIVVKDYINLGIAAATERGLIVPNIKDAGSLTLRQLADAMTDLVQTAKSGKTPPAAMSGGTFTITNVGVYGVDTGTPILPPGEAAILALGTVREQPWAHKGKTKLRQVTTLGLSFDHRIIDGELGSKFLRDIGAFLTDPEVILLAWT
- a CDS encoding MaoC/PaaZ C-terminal domain-containing protein, which gives rise to MYAKAVLGLLPRSRPAELPSTVLTTAITVDRAHLARYNEVCGFRHGDILPATYPHVLGFAAMMRLMTGWDFPFPVVGLVHIANRITQVRPIRADEPLELSVHAADLRPHRRGRQFDIVMTGTVDGEEVWREVSTNLRRGSSPSTVSAGGDASTESESERGSERELPAAQAFWRVARSDADAYAEVSGDRNPIHTSYLGARLLGFPRPIAHGMWTKARLLAALAGHLPESFTVDVAFKAPILLPAKVGFAVPDGRDLIVFGKRPHLVGTLR
- a CDS encoding 3-oxoacyl-ACP reductase — protein: MSDRYASFARSGAGKALVKRLGLPDPPKLRRYREGSALIEGPVLVAGSGRLAEGLAAVLPTGTVEVVAGARLGALIIDATSIVKIADLRELYEIGHPHARSLMPSGRVIVLGAVPLAAQSGEDYEAAVVAQALEGFTRSVGKEFGRGSTAQLVRVAADAGVDEVRSTIEFLLSGKSAYVSGQVITVGAAEVGTDSDLSGKIALVTGAARGIGAAIARTLARDGAHVVCLDVPAAGDALAVVANEVRGSAYQLDLNSEGAASRLVDHLKSRHGRVDVVVHNAGITRDKTLGKMSPEQWDQVLGVNLAAPVEVTRALLAAELIPSGGRVIGVASIAGIAGNRGQTNYAASKAGIIGWVRALAPALAAQGITVNAVAPGFIETAMTAKMPMVTREAGRRMNSLAQGGLPIDVAETIAWFAAPGAAGVTGNVVRVCGQMLLGA